In a genomic window of Babylonia areolata isolate BAREFJ2019XMU chromosome 3, ASM4173473v1, whole genome shotgun sequence:
- the LOC143280205 gene encoding uncharacterized protein LOC143280205 isoform X3: MELELKLHSPVGGESITYTWPVSGSEGKEGGDEVVDTIRMACEEHQELKEIVEHRILQDYDTKCFESIKKVCERYNKAVDSFRQLKDNLWHQKPKERPQMKLVRHIVQQCYNYAVRDPEQLNHYEPFSPEVYGETSFELVEQIINTIKMGEDDYFIDLGSGVGQVVLQVAAATRCKFCYGIEKAEWPAKYAVDMDIQFKKWMSFFGKSHGQYLLEKGDFLVDNIRDRIESATVIFVNNFAFGPQVDHHLKNMFSNMKEGAKIVSSKAFCPLNFRITDRNLSDIGSIMQVQELSPLTGAVSWTGKAFAYYIHTIDRTLLENYFQRLKNPRAQQNMVEPRRDRRGRLLESKKYNTSRDKENAKIRRGGDHTYQAAKALDFDSASNASTITNTISDDSNTAHSMVNTNTATEDDSNIVGPTTRRKWTEWVNRPPTSGSESLNDNESSTNNTDVEKCELWKQKMKKRKTVKSMKRLKNGALQKKKNNKFKKKLRVRRVSTAATAQSQLAVLEKSGRSAEARASHVKANKKQAKVHKPAPLSLDSLNLLHTHTVLSTTGKGAEDSTKYNDRRMTGMAPGPFKASTQKKTVRSLDMMLPAVDQWLDKCRKQLLAFLSYMQSNEYMDSVKRERDLELAHHQELKRKKAMFENEISQLQKNSIGLIKKRIGEVNAQKMLSEQNGMVSNRKNGLVHPVETQRILHREVLSAYSNNQRLVMQVNQLEQDIQRLELINNQLIAADASAATAPTSIPAPATIPSLCEAPSKTRAGSSKGTKRKSGGSPVVAESGVVVMADGERGKNSGSAEASSEKLREKLDMKENLEAYSRHINKLKSEVTARSNGLDTTSLAGPVPAVTQPSGESSLASQSQVSMTSSVKQEVKFQPPDLSIKDLLEKTRMLPSGAVKNETTIPQPVSSTAVTAACAAPAQPCVKSEAREVLNGSKRRKMMNGLTVPHSRATPTSCCHSLATASRESLPHSTLSGSNSSSSTVLSSMLATPPVSQERKTAGPWADERLTLAHDLIRFHEMAGTPVVSSVESILPPIVSSSIDAVFSSAVTSSIESHRLQNNYSPISRPSSQSSTEGTEPPLSLSSATAISRLAQAFTSHSSGGPGSAQPSTSVVGSRLGLLPNCTVPITVTVDVGAMSGGCVSTRSLLGSHVVARAPHHSSHSSKAAASTGSSAILASTLSSSSSRLQAAPSAASTPPTQVVVQQEPKPQQVVIQSVPAPVRPLTPRSKDKHGHTLSSQPIRVEIPLPPVSTTTTPTIMVPVSTAVHGTSASGNINALLNGTVSQTVTPSVIKSQSHGRSQRSRSTTQPRQLQPAVSRSQQQVVTMSANGSVPMTTYSQQEMAKILGTSVLAPSSVEAAGLPVGMVNGVPHPVRFAAMPPAVNGQKGVDDTVDPETKPRADESSDFKALVALASSEFDLQRSQKRKAEEEKGACAEPDGKSPEEPEQVDDVSGPSRTKVGKSSSSASDCSSNPGQHRGFSRRKVKTRHSSRQQRSANGGDGRSEGIGHNPVKSEGSPSSAPLLASSEDMSSRFLAEKEASDVSEDTGPLPPQMNASQKDRNSGEKGSKLSQQHAKVGEENTYVSCQSMLCTGEKKGEKSKITIKSKSYQKADENKDDLCDSSLEPPQQMKQNNGPKSKLSKSISNTASSAGSSRPLRGTNSTRAEGREARLDKHQQHKQHSSSLAQKPSDPVSVTPQSSQEADQKKESGAGNSFSKTKCDGKSEGKHSASSTPSHSPKPGRGAHDEQHGKEASTSCDCLHKSSSSSPKPSQLQNKAVKAPSSSHHSSVSRKGGENHSSSSKSKTKFSNKDDLKKSSSSIQHSCEVKKEVPRPSSSSPKPSHRNDKDRKSSDSSHVSPVSRKETPSTSNTSQRPDSKKDIKHSKPSSGSQKMVPLPKDHSRTSSSSSPKPDDRRKDVHERSSGQKSSSRLPKEVSHPSVSSSSKSENRHDRSSKSCPSSRNLSPVSKDSSHTPSTSQKPDQRKGDLDRTSNSKEKSRTPSVSPKPDSRNSERHKSRTTSPVSSKDGVRSSTSPSPKDHSGHAQTSGNHQTSLSKEVADHAHKTSSKSRDTSPSNQKKSDPDIEFLKTNKTAYDATTVKNHQNSSKDSKNSSHPSSKEEKVSSKDRPSQHNRDKSCRTKATRKSSPSPSDRTTCRDGQRLFSGSQSPSLDQPQLEKRPAYESQVSLGFSQEEKDSQSLSSDCHPSSSLVQCQDASLPALGEEKAGSTDCVKSIPSSQIGRVVGSEGQGVGRRAEERIKVQGVQRSGSRSCTTSPQPTGSVRNSHVSSAPSSRTPSPLSAKDRSQRSVSRPDPEQHRAAAADSQMKSSASVSINTKQGRVKDLTVSSQLPSGEPATGTVSGLPRDVKTGLSRCLDADASFKENASFAKYSGITARESTSPTKTVMVTLKDIAPCLRESGSSVMDLYSKVPGFGSSSDWQQKGHSSSPLSPTLWRGPRTPPGSPSPSVASSRGSRRHSRISSSSSCSSRSSTSSSLSSSTSRGRSTSSTRSAPNKQKSPRKNRTANARRRSLRSYSASSSTTSTTTTSSSSSEEEMEVSGTKRDSTEDLCDVKLDPAPPPTISPLFGPLRAPEKSEKRAREEASLPSESSPCSSLSSLTNPPSVSPLFGLLKDPEKKLMEESAACESSPGSTPSSTTSPCGEWQKDSPLQCRDSRDGQTQGSTVVPEGCVHPSLSQPAASCGKPDQHSSSGKYGGSGSRNPQSMTHISSRTATTSLPMPDLTKPPPSLYCGLAGYPSPSMVNSYPSPPVPAPRPGYLPLGSPPPVVTVSPGYISHSPNTPSHNHQPTAATKFSQLRNHNNNNVGPWGVGGHMAGGAPPPPPSSSSFPPSTPGEKPGGRTRHMYPATAATLPGQQPSLQYPPGNSNFWSNYKYHGTPVSARPSLDSSHARPPRLYASSSGNNHHAHNWHPYSGGTPLTNSAIRRQ, encoded by the exons ACATTGGATCTATCATGCAAGTCCAGGAGCTGTCTCCCTTGACAGGGGCAGTGTCGTGGACAGGCAAAGCATTTGCCTACTACATTCACACCATTGATCGCACACTG TTGGAGAACTACTTCCAGAGGTTAAAAAATCCTAGAGCTCAG CAGAATATGGTTGAACCAAGGAGAGACAGACGTGGTCGACTCTTGGAAAGCAAGAAATACAACACAAGTCGTGATAAG GAGAATGCCAAAATACGACGTGGTGGAGACCACACCTACCAGGCAGCCAAAGCTCTGGACTTTGACAGTGCCAGCAACGCCAGcacaatcacaaacaccatcAGTGATGACAGCAACACCGCACACAGCATGGTCAACACCAACACGGCCACCGAGGACGACAGCAACATTGTGGGGCCCACCACACGTCGGAAATGGACTGAATGGGTAAACCGCCCACCCACCTCGGGAAGCGAGTCTCTGAATGATAATGAGAGCTCG ACTAACAACACAGACGTTGAAAAGTGTGAACTGtggaagcagaagatgaagaagagaaagactgTCAAGTCTATGAAACGACTGAAGAATGGTGccctgcagaagaagaagaacaacaagttCAAGAAAAAGC TGCGAGTGAGGCGTGTTTCTACAGCCGCCACCGCACAGTCACAGCTGGCAGTGCTGGAGAAGAGTGGCCGCTCTGCGGAGGCCAGGGCATCGCATGTGAAGGCCAACAAAAAGCAGGCCAAGGTGCACAAGCCAGCCCCCCTGTCCCTGGACAGCCTGaacctgctgcacacacacactgtgctgtccACCACAGGCAAAG GGGCTGAGGACAGTACCAAGTATAATGACCGGCGCATGACGGGCATGGCGCCTGGTCCCTTCAAAGCCTCTACTCAGAAAAAGACAGTGCGCTCACTGGACATGATGCTGCCAGCCGTTGACCAGTGGTTAG acaagtgtCGCAAGCAGCTGCTGGCCTTTTTAAGCTACATGCAGAGCAATGAGTACATGGACAGCGTGAAACGGGAACGGGACTTAGAGCTG GCCCACCACCAGGAGCTGAAGAGGAAGAAGGCCATGTTTGAGAACGAGATCAGCCAGCTGCAGAAGAACAGCATTGGCCTAATCAAGAAACGCATCGGCGAG gTCAATGCACAGAAGATGCTttcagaacagaatggaatggtCAGTAATAGAAAG AACGGGCTGGTGCACCCAGTAGAGACCCAGCGTATCCTGCATCGGGAGGTGCTGTCAGCGTACAGCAACAACCAGCGCCTGGTGATGCAGGTCAACCAGCTGGAGCAGGACATCCAGCGCCTGGAGCTCATCAACAATCAGTTAATCGCTGCTGATGCTTCCGCTGCCACTGCCCCCACTTCCATCCCTGCCCCAGCCACCATTCCCTCCCTGTGTGAGGCACCCAGCAAGACCAGGGCGGGAAGCAGCAAGGGGACCAAGCGCAAGTCTGGAGGAAGCCCTGTGGTGGCCGAGAGCGGTGTGGTAGTGATGGCTGACGGGGAGCGGGGAAAGAACAGTGGGAGTGCTGAAGCCTCCAGCGAGAAGCTGAGAGAAAAGCTGGACATGAAAGAGAACCTGGAAGCGTATAGCCGCCACATTAACAAGCTGAAGAGCGAAGTCACTGCTCGCAGCAACGGTCTGGACACCACCTCACTAGCAGGACCGGTCCCTGCAGTGACCCAACCATCAGGGGAGAGCAGCTTGGCTAGCCAGAGCCAGGTGTCGATGACGAGCAGTGTGAAACAGGAGGTGAAGTTCCAGCCGCCTGATCTCAGCATCAAGGACCTGCTGGAGAAGACACGCATGCTGCCCAGCGGTGCTGTGAAAAATGAAACAACCATCCCACAGCCGGTCTCCTCCACAGCTGTCACTGCTGCCTGTGCTGCGCCTGCCCAGCCCTGTGTCAAGTCCGAGGCCCGGGAGGTGCTGAATGGCTCCAAGAGACGCAAGATGATGAACGGCCTGACTGTGCCTCACTCCCGGGCTACCCCGACCAGTTGCTGTCACTCCCTGGCCACAGCCAGCCGGGAATCCCTTCCTCATTCCACCCTCTCAGGCAGTAACTCATCCTCATCCACAGTCCTGTCATCCATGCTGGCCACACCACCTGTCTCCCAAGAGAGGAAAACTGCTGGCCCCTGGGCCGATGAACGCCTCACCCTAGCCCATGATCTCATCCGTTTCCACGAGATGGCCGGCACCCCTGTGGTCAGTTCTGTGGAATCCATTCTTCCTCCCATTGTCAGCAGTAGCATTGACGCTGTGTTCTCCTCAGCAGTGACCAGCAGCATTGAAAGCCACCGCCTGCAGAACAATTACTCCCCCATCAGTCGTCCCAGCAGTCAGAGCAGCACAGAAGGCACAGAGCCCCCCTTGTCTTTGTCGTCAGCCACAGCCATCAGTAGACTGGCTCAGGCCTTCACCTCCCACAGCTCAGGGGGCCCTGGCTCTGCCCAGCCATCCACCTCCGTGGTGGGGAGCAGGTTGGGTTTGCTGCCCAACTGCACCGTTCCCATCACAGTCACTGTGGATGTAGGGGCCATGTCTGGGGGCTGTGTGTCCACGCGCTCCCTCTTAGGCAGTCATGTGGTGGCCCGCGCTCCCCATCACTCCAGTCACAGCAGCAAGGCAGCAGCAAGCACAGGCAGCAGTGCCATTCTGGCGTCGACtctaagcagcagcagcagcagattgcAGGCAGCCCCGTCTGCTGCCAGCACACCTCCAACCCAGGTGGTGGTGCAGCAAGAGCCCAAACCACAGCAGGTGGTCATCCAGTCCGTCCCTGCCCCTGTCCGACCCCTGACCCCCCGCTCCAAGGACAAGCACGGGCACACACTCTCCTCCCAGCCCATCCGTGTGGAAATACCCCTCCCTCCCGTGTCCACCACTACTACCCCCACCATCATGGTGCCAGTTTCCACAGCAGTCCATGGGACCAGCGCCTCAGGGAACATCAATGCCCTTCTCAATGGCACTGTCAGTCAGACAGTGACACCGTCAGTGATAAAAAGCCAGTCCCACGGGAGAAGCCAGCGATCACGCAGCACTACCCAGCCCCGCCAGCTGCAGCCAGCCGTGTCACGATCCCAGCAACAAGTGGTGACCATGTCTGCCAATGGCTCTGTTCCCATGACAACCTACTCTCAGCAGGAAATGGCCAAGATTCTTGGGACCTCCGTTCTGGCCCCCTCATCAGTGGAGGCAGCAGGGTTGCCAGTGGGGATGGTGAATGGCGTGCCTCACCCTGTGAGGTTCGCTGCCATGCCACCCGCTGTCAACGGACAGAAAG GTGTGGATGATACTGTGGACCCAGAAACTAAGCCACGGGCTGATGAAAGCTCAGACTTCAAGGCTCTGGTTGCGCTAGCGTCCTCAGAATTTGACCTCCAGAGAAGTCAGAAAAGAAAagcggaggaagagaaaggagccTGTGCTGAGCCTGATGGGAAGTCCCCTGAGGAGCCCGAACAGGTGGATGACGTCAGTGGCCCCAGCAGAACCAAAGTGGGCAAGTCCAGCTCATCGGCGTCAGACTGTTCCTCAAACCCAGGTCAGCACAGAGGGTTCTCAAGGAGGAAAGTGAAAACCCGACACTCCTCTCGCCAGCAGAGGTCTGCCAATGGGGGAGATGGACGGTCGGAAGGCATTGGCCACAATCCAGTCAAATCAGAAGgctctccttcttctgctcctttgtTGGCCTCCAGTGAAGACATGAGCTCCAGGTTTCTGGCTGAGAAGGAGGCATCAGATGTATCAGAGGACACAGGACCACTTCCACCTCAGATGAATGCATCACAAAAAGACCGGAATTCTGGAGAGAAAGGGTCTAAGCTCTCTCAGCAGCATGCAAAAGTTGGGGAGGAGAACACGTATGTTTCTTGTCAGTCGATGTTATGcactggagagaaaaaaggagaaaaaagcaaaataacaaTCAAGTCTAAAAGTTACCAGAAGGCTGATGAGAATAAAGATGATCTGTGTGACTCGTCACTTGAGCCACCGCAGCAGATGAAGCAGAATAATGGACCAAAAAGTAAATTGTCTAAATCCATTTCTAATACTGCCAGCAGTGCAGGCTCGTCCAGACCGTTACGAGGCACCAATTCCACCAGAGCAGAAGGGAGAGAAGCCAGACTGGACAAGCATCAACAGCACAAACAGCATTCTTCATCACTGGCACAAAAGCCTTCTGACCCTGTGTCCGTTACGCCTCAAAGCTCACAAGAGGCGGACCAGAAAAAGGAGAGTGGTGCTGGGAACTCCTTTTCCAAAACCAAGTGTGATGGAAAGAGTGAGGGAAAGCATTCAGCATCCAGCACACCATCCCACTCCCCAAAGCCAGGTCGCGGGGCACATGATGAGCAGCATGGAAAGGAAGCCTCCACAAGCTGTGACTGCCTGCACAAGTCTTCTTCCTCATCCCCTAAACCAAGTCAGCTCCAGAACAAAGCTGTCAAAGCACCTTCATCTAGTCATCATAGTTCTGTCTCCAGGAAAGGGGGTGAAAACCATTCTTCATCTTCAAAGTCCAAAACAAAGTTCAGCAACAAAGATGATTTGAAGAAATCCTCTTCCAGCATCCAGCATAGCTGTGAAGTGAAGAAAGAAGTGCCCcgtccatcatcatcttcaccaaaACCATCACACAGAAATGACAAGGACAGAAAATCATCTGATAGCAGTCACGTTTCCCCAGTATCAAGGAAGGAGACTCCAAGCACATCCAATACATCTCAGCGACCAGACTCCAAGAAAGACATTAAACACAGCAAACCTTCATCAGGCAGCCAGAAAATGGTCCCTCTGCCAAAGGACCATTcacgtacatcatcatcatcatctcctaaACCTGACGATAGGAGAAAAGATGTGCATGAGAGATCATCAGGTCAAAAAAGTAGTTCTCGGTTACCCAAAGAAGTTTCACATCCATCAGTCTCATCTTCCTCCAAGAGTGAAAATAGACATGACAGATCAAGTAAATCCTGTCCCAGCAGCAGAAATTTATCACCAGTATCAAAGGACTCTTCACACACACCGTCCACATCACAAAAACCTGATCAAAGAAAAGGTGATCTTGACAGGACAAGTAATTCCAAAGAGAAGTCGCGCACACCTTCTGTATCACCCAAACCGGACTCCCGAAACAGTGAGAGGCACAAGAGCAGAACGACTTCCCCTGTGTCTTCAAAAGATGGTGTTCGTTCTTCAACTTCTCCATCTCCCAAAGACCATTCAGGCCACGCACAGACATCAGGCAACCATCAGACATCCCTATCAAAGGAGGTTGCAGATCATGCACACAAAACATCTTCCAAAAGCAGGGATACCTCGCCATCCAACCAGAAGAAATCCGACCCAGACATTGAATTTCTCAAGACCAACAAAACTGCTTATGATGCAACGACTGTCAAAAATCACCAGAATTCCTCAAAAGATTCTAAAAACTCTTCCCATCCCagcagtaaagaagaaaaagtgagcaGTAAGGATAGGCCGAGTCAGCACAATAGGGACAAGAGTTGTAGAACAAAAGCAACCAGAAAGTCCAGTCCCTCGCCTTCTGACAGAACCACTTGCAGGGATGGGCAGAGATTGTTCAGTGGAAGTCAGAGTCCCAGCCTTGATCAACCGCAGCTTGAGAAAAGACCAGCCTATGAATCCCAGGTGTCCCTAGGTTTCTCACAGGAAGAAAAAGATAGCCAGAGTTTATCCTCTGActgtcatccatcatcatcccTTGTTCAGTGTCAGGATGCATCCTTACCAGCATTGGGTGAGGAGAAAGCCGGCAGCACAGATTGTGTGAAATCCATACCAAGCAGCCAGATAGGAAGAGTTGTGGGCAgtgaggggcagggggttgggagaAGGGCGGAGGAGCGGATCAAAGTCCAGGGGGTGCAGAGAAGTGGCAGCAGGAGTTGCACCACCTCGCCACAACCCACAGGCTCTGTCCGCAACTCCCACGTCAGTAGTGCCCCGTCCAGTCGTACCCCTTCCCCGCTGTCTGCCAAAGACCGGAGCCAGCGCAGTGTCTCCAGGCCGGACCCTGAGCAACACCGTGCAGCAGCTGCAGATAGCCAGATGAAGTCCTCTGCAAGTGTATCCATCAACACCAAGCAGGGAAGAGTAAAAGACTTGACAGTTTCTTCACAGCTGCCTTCTGGAGAACCAGCAACTGGCACAGTCTCTGGTTTGCCCCGCGACGTGAAGACTGGTTTGTCCAGATGCCTTGATGCAGACGCATCCTTTAAAGAGAATGCATCCTTTGCAAAATATTCAGGAATCACAGCCAGGGAAAGCACATCCCCAACAAAGACCGTGATGGTCACTCTGAAGGACATAGCCCCATGtttgagagagagcgggagtTCAGTCATGGACCTTTACAGTAAGGTGCCAGGATTTGGGTCCAGCAGCGACTGGCAGCAGAAGGGCCACAGCAGCTCCCCGCTGTCGCCCACACTGTGGAGAGGGCCGCGCACACCTCCTGGGTCCCCATCCCCCAGCGTGGCCAGCAGTCGGGGCAGTCGGCGCCACTCCCGcatctcctcctcgtcctcttgcAGCAGTCGCAGCAGCACCAGTTCCAGCCTGTCATCCAGTACCAGCCGGGGGCGCAGCACCAGCAGCACTCGTAGTGCCCCCAACAAGCAGAAGTCCCCACGCAAGAACCGCACTGCCAACGCTCGGCGCCGCAGCCTGAGAAGTtactctgcctcctcctccaccacctccaccaccaccacctccagcagcagcagtgaggaagagatggaggtgtcaggtacaaagagagacagcacTGAAGATCTGTGTGATGTCAAGCTGGATCCGGCTCCTCCACCCACAATATCACCGTTGTTTGGACCTCTGAGAGCGCCAGAGAAGTCTGAAAAAAGAGCCAGAGAGGAAGCCTCCCTGCCCAGTGAGTCCTCACCCTGCAGTTCTCTGAGTTCCCTCACCAACCCTCCTTCAGTGTCCCCACTGTTTGGTCTGCTGAAAGACCCAGAAAAGAAGTTGATGGAAGAATCTGCTGCTTGCGAATCTTCTCCTGGTAGCACCCCCAGCTCCACAACTTCCCCCTGTGGTGAGTGGCAGAAGGACTCTCCGCTTCAGTGTAGAGACTCTCGGGATGGCCAGACGCAGGGTTCCACTGTGGTTCCTGAAGGCTGTGTCCATCCCAGCCTGTCTCAGCCTGCAGCCAGCTGTGGTAAACCGGACCAGCACAGCAGCAGTGGGAAGTATGGGGGCTCAGGCAGCCGCAACCCTCAATCCATGACACACATCAGCAGTCGCACAGCCACCACCAGCCTCCCTATGCCTGATCTGACCAAGCCTCCACCCTCGTTGTACTGTGGTCTGGCTGggtatccctccccctccatggTGAACAGCTACCCCTCCCCGCCTGTCCCTGCCCCCCGACCCGGTTACCTGCCGCTGGGTTCACCCCCGCCTGTGGTGACTGTGTCCCCCGGCTACATTTCCCACAGCCCCAACACCCCCAGCCACAACCACCAGCCCACTGCTGCCACCAAGTTCTCCCAGCTccgcaaccacaacaacaacaatgtggggccctggggtgtggggggacacaTGGCCGGAGGAgcgccccccccgcctccctcttcaTCATCCTTCCCGCCCAGCACACCTGGTGAGAAGCCCGGAGGGAGGACTCGCCACATGTACCCGGCCACGGCTGCCACACTGCCAGGGCAGCAGCCGTCCCTGCAGTACCCCCCTGGTAACTCCAACTTCTGGTCCAACTACAAGTACCATGGCACACCCGTGTCAGCCCGACCCTCCCTGGACAGCTCCCATGCCCGGCCTCCTAGGTTGTACGCCTCTTCCTCGGGCAACAACCACCACGCCCACAACTGGCACCCCTATTCTGGAGGGACGCCCCTCACTAATAGTGCTATACGCCGTCAGTAG